AAAATTATTAAATTATTAATATTTTTTAATCCCACAAATAGCCCCAATTAGATGATTATTACTATTCATTATTTTTTCTATCACATTTATTTTATTTTGTTCAATTAATTATTATTCTTATATGCCAACTTCACCTAAATCAAATGAATTAAAAAATATTAATTTAAATTCAATAAATTGAAAATGATAACAAATTTATTTTCTGTATTTGACCCTTCAGCTATTTTTAATTTATCATTAAATTGATTAAGAACATTCTTAGGACTTTTAATAATCCCTTCAATTTATTGATTAATACCTTCTCGATACAACATTTTTTGAAATTCTATTTTATTAACACTTCACAAAGAATTCAAAACTTTATTAGGACCTTCAGGTCATAATGGATCTACATTTATTTTTATTTCATTATTTTCATTAATTTTATTTAATAATTTTATAGGATTATTCCCATATATTTTTACAAGAACAAGTCATTTAACTTTAACTTTATCTTTAGCTTTACCTTTATGATTATGTTTTATATTATATGGATGAATTAATCATACACAACATATATTTGCCCATTTAGTGCCACAAGGAACACCAGCAGTTCTTATACCATTTATAGTATGTATTGAAACTATTAGAAATATTATTCGACCAGGAACATTAGCTGTTCGATTAACAGCTAATATAATTGCTGGACATCTATTACTAACTTTATTGGGAAATACAGGACCTTCTATATCTTATTTATTAGTAACATTTTTATTAATAGCTCAAATTGCTCTACTAATTTTAGAATCAGCTGTAGCTATAATTCAATCATATGTATTTGCAGTATTAAGAACTTTATACTCTAGAGAAGTAAATTAATTTAATTAAATGTCTACACATTCAAATCATCCTTTTCATTTAGTTGATTACAGCCCATGACCTTTAACAGGAGCAATTGGGGCTATAACAACTGTATCAGGTATAGTAAAATGATTTCATCAATATGATATCTCATTATTTTTATTAGGTAATATTATCACTATTTTAACAGTTTATCAATGATGACGAGACGTATCACGAGAAGGTACATACCAAGGACTTCATACTTATGCTGTAACTATCGGATTACGATGAGGAATAATTTTATTTATTTTATCTGAAGTTTTATTTTTTGTTAGTTTTTTTTGAGCTTTTTTTCACAGAAGACTATCTCCAGCAATTGAATTAGGAGCTTCATGACCTCCTTTAGGAATTATTTCATTTAATCCATTTCAAATTCCTTTATTAAATACAGCTATTTTATTAGCTTCAGGAGTAACTGTAACTTGAGCTCACCACAGTATAATAGAAAGAAATCATTCTCAAACTACTCAAGGTTTATTTTTTACTGTATTATTAGGAGTTTATTTTACAATTTTACAAGCTTACGAATATATTGAAGCCCCGTTTACTATTGCTGATTCAGTTTATGGATCAACATTTTATATGGCTACAGGATTTCATGGAGTCCATGTTTTAATTGGAACAACTTTTTTATTAGTATGTTTATTACGACATTTAAATAATCATTTTTCAAAAAACCATCACTTCGGATTTGAAGCAGCTGCATGATACTGACATTTTGTAGATGTAGTTTGATTATTTTTATATATTACAATTTACTGATGAGGAGGTTAAACTATTATCATAATTATCTATATAGTATAAAAGTATATTTGACTTCCAATCATAAGGTCTATTAATAAATAGTATAGATAATTTTTTCTATTATCATTATTGCTTCATTAATTTTATTAATTACAACTATTGTTATATTTTTAGCTTCAATTTTATCGAAAAAAGCACTTATTGATCGAGAAAAAAGATCTCCTTTTGAATGTGGATTTGACCCAAAATCGTCTTCTCGCCTGCCATTTTCATTACGATTTTTTTTAATTACTATTATTTTTTTAATTTTTGATGTAGAAATCGCTTTAATTCTACCTATAATTATTATCTTAAAATATTCTAATATTATAATTTGAACAATTACTTCAATTATTTTTATTTTAATTTTATTAATTGGATTATACCATGAATGAAATCAAGGTATATTAAATTGATCAAATTAAAATAATAAAATAGGGTTGTAGTTAATTATAACATTTGATTTGCATTCAAAAAGTATTGAATATTCAATCTACCTTAAATAGAATATGAAGCGATTAATTGCAGTTAGTTTCGACCTAACCTTAGGTAAATTTACCCTTATTCTTTAATTGAAGCCAAAAAGAGGCGTATCACTGTTAATGATATAACTGGGTATAAACCCCAATTAAGGAAGTATGGTGATCAAGTAAAAGCTGCTAACTTTTTTCTTTTAATGGTTAAATTCCATTTATACTTCTATTTATATAGTTTAAATTAAAACCTTACATTTTCATTGTAATAATAAAATATGTTTTTTTTATAAATTACTAAAATTAATTCACTATATTCAAAGATTAATTAATCTCCATAACATCTTCAGTGTCATACTCTAAATATAAGCTATTTGAATATAAAAATAATAAAAAATTAAATAAAATTAAAATTCAAAATACAAATAATATTAAATAAATTTTTAAACTATTATTATGTATTAAAAATAAAGTTTTAGAATAATTAGTTAACTTGTAATATAAATGTTGACCTCCAAAATATTCAGATCAACCTTGATCAAAACTTTTTACTACTAATTGACCATAATTTAATGGATAAAAAATTATTCCATAAGTTCTAATATAAGGTATAAATCATATTGACCCTAAAAAAGTAACTAAATTATAATTCAATAAAGATTTATTTAAAGAGTATAAATTTGTTATTGAAATTAAATAGCCTGATAGCCCCCCAAAAATACAAACAAATAATGTTAATAATTTTAAATATCTAGGTAAACAGATTATATAAGGAATAGGAAAAATTAATCAATTTAATATTCTCCCCCCAATAATTCTTATAATTAATAAACCTAATATACCTCGGAGTATTACTCAACTTTCATCATTTAATATATTTAAACTTCCACAATTTAAATCCCCAGTTATTGAATAATAAACTAATCGAAAAGAATAACTTACAGTTAAACCTGTTGAAAAAAAATATAAAAAAAATGAAAATATATTAATATTTCTAATGCTAACGATTTCCAAAATTATATCCTTAGAATAAAATCCAGCTAAAAAAGGTATCCCACATAATGCTAAATTAGAAACATTAAAACAAGCGGAAGTCAGAGGTATATGAATTCTTAAACCTCCTATTAATCGAATATCTTGAGAATTATTTATATTATGAATAATAGCCCCGGCACATATAAATAATAATGCTTTAAATAAAGCATGTGTTAATAAATGAAATATAGCTAATTTATAAAATCCTATTGATAAAATTCTTATCATTAACCCTAATTGTCTTAAAGTAGATAAAGCAATAATTTTTTTTAAGTCAAATTCAAAATTAGCCCCCAATCCAGCTATAAATATTGTTAACCCAGATAATAAAAGTAATAACTGACCCAATCAAGAAGTTCTTAAAATAATATTAAATCGAATTAATAAATAAACCCCAGCTGTTACTAAAGTAGAAGAATGTACTAAAGCAGAAACAGGAGTAGGGGCAGCTATAGCAGCAGGTAACCAAGAAGAAAAAGGAATTTGAGCTCTTTTAGTTATAGCTGCCAATATTACTAATCTACCAATTATTAATATTTCAAATTCATTTTGTATAACTTCTAAATAAAAAATATAATTTCATCTTCCATAATTTAATATTCAAGCAATAGCTAAA
This portion of the Drosophila suzukii mitochondrion, complete genome genome encodes:
- the ATP8 gene encoding ATP synthase F0 subunit 8, which gives rise to MPQMAPISWLLLFIIFSITFILFCSINYYSYMPTSPKSNELKNINLNSMNWKW
- the ATP6 gene encoding ATP synthase F0 subunit 6, with translation MMTNLFSVFDPSAIFNLSLNWLSTFLGLLMIPSIYWLMPSRYNIFWNSILLTLHKEFKTLLGPSGHNGSTFIFISLFSLILFNNFMGLFPYIFTSTSHLTLTLSLALPLWLCFMLYGWINHTQHMFAHLVPQGTPAVLMPFMVCIETISNIIRPGTLAVRLTANMIAGHLLLTLLGNTGPSMSYLLVTFLLMAQIALLILESAVAMIQSYVFAVLSTLYSSEVN
- the COX3 gene encoding cytochrome c oxidase subunit III, giving the protein MSTHSNHPFHLVDYSPWPLTGAIGAMTTVSGMVKWFHQYDISLFLLGNIITILTVYQWWRDVSREGTYQGLHTYAVTIGLRWGMILFILSEVLFFVSFFWAFFHSSLSPAIELGASWPPLGIISFNPFQIPLLNTAILLASGVTVTWAHHSMMESNHSQTTQGLFFTVLLGVYFTILQAYEYIEAPFTIADSVYGSTFYMATGFHGVHVLIGTTFLLVCLLRHLNNHFSKNHHFGFEAAAWYWHFVDVVWLFLYITIYWWGG
- the ND3 gene encoding NADH dehydrogenase subunit 3: MFSIIIIASLILLITTIVMFLASILSKKALIDREKSSPFECGFDPKSSSRLPFSLRFFLITIIFLIFDVEIALILPMIIILKYSNIMIWTITSIIFILILLIGLYHEWNQGMLNWSN
- the ND5 gene encoding NADH dehydrogenase subunit 5 (TAA stop codon is completed by the addition of 3' A residues to the mRNA); its protein translation is MKYLSICSISFVNLISISLSCFLLSLYFLLNNMIYFIEWEVVSLNSMSIVMTFLLDWMSLLFMSFVLMIASLVIFYSKEYMSSDENINRFIMLVLMFVLSMMLLIISPNLISILLGWDGLGLVSYCLVIYFQNIKSYNAGMLTALSNRIGDVALLLAIAWMLNYGSWNYIFYLEVMQNEFEMLMIGSLVMLAAMTKSAQIPFSSWLPAAMAAPTPVSALVHSSTLVTAGVYLLIRFNIILSTSWLGQLLLLLSGLTMFMAGLGANFEFDLKKIIALSTLSQLGLMMSILSMGFYKLAMFHLLTHALFKALLFMCAGAIIHNMNNSQDIRLMGGLSIHMPLTSACFNVSNLALCGMPFLAGFYSKDMILEIVSISNINMFSFFLYFFSTGLTVSYSFRLVYYSMTGDLNCGSLNMLNDESWVMLRGMLGLLIMSIIGGSMLNWLIFPIPYMICLPSYLKLLTLFVCIFGGLSGYLISMTNLYSLNKSLLNYNLVTFLGSMWFMPYISTYGMIFYPLNYGQLVVKSFDQGWSEYFGGQHLYYKLTNYSKTLFLMHNNSLKIYLMLFVFWILILFNFLLFL